The following proteins are encoded in a genomic region of Pikeienuella piscinae:
- the alaS gene encoding alanine--tRNA ligase, whose protein sequence is MASLNEIRSTFFDYFVKNGHTWVESSPLVPRNDPTLMFTNAGMVQFKNVFTGLETRDYSRAVTSQKCVRAGGKHNDLDNVGYTARHHTFFEMLGNFSFGDYFKADAIPLAWNLLTKEFGLPADKLLVTVYHDDEEAASIWKKHAGLGDDRIIRIATADNFWSMGATGPCGPCSEIFYDHGDHIPGGPPGSPDEDGDRFVEIWNLVFMQYESHEDGSRTNLPKPSIDTGMGLERIGAVLQGKHDNYDTDLMRSLIEASAAASGTDPDAPETRIHHRVIADHLRSTSFLIADGVLPSNEGRGYVLRRIMRRAMRHAHLLGVEAPLMHRLVPALVRQMGQAFPELGRAEPMIEETLALEEKRFRNTLERGLHLLDEALEALPDGAALPGETAFRLYDTYGFPLDLTEDALREKGRAVDVGGFDAAMAAQKAKARAAWAGSGEAADAAIWFDIAQEQGATEFLGYETETAEGQVRALVKDGAGVDALKAGESGAVVLNQTPFYAESGGQVGDSGFIRTDAGVARVTDVKKMQGVFAHMVEVTDGEISVAAAAELKVDHDRRSAIRANHSATHLMHEALRSHLGAHVAQRGSLNAEERLRFDFSHSKAMSPAEIEAVEREVNAYIRQNSPVTTRLMTPDEARALGAQALFGEKYGDEVRVVSMGVRPEGEAGPAGSIYSMELCGGTHVKATGEIGLFVVTSEAASSAGVRRIEALTGEAARAHLAGRAEALAEAALTLKTRPEDVAGRAKALLDERKLLQAELADLRRQVALGGGGAKGPEERVVGGVAFVAEALSGVSPKDLRGMIDEIKARLDSGVVLLIADAGGKAAAACGVTEDLTGRLSAVDLVRAAAEALGGKGGGGRADMAQAGGADASKAPEAIAAVERLLESAK, encoded by the coding sequence ATGGCCAGCCTCAACGAAATCCGATCGACCTTCTTCGACTATTTCGTGAAGAACGGCCACACTTGGGTGGAAAGTTCCCCGCTCGTGCCGCGCAACGACCCGACGTTGATGTTCACCAACGCCGGCATGGTCCAGTTCAAGAACGTTTTCACTGGACTGGAGACGCGGGACTATTCGCGCGCGGTAACCAGTCAGAAATGCGTTCGCGCTGGCGGCAAGCATAATGACCTCGACAATGTCGGCTACACCGCGCGCCATCATACCTTCTTCGAGATGCTCGGAAATTTCTCCTTCGGGGATTACTTCAAGGCCGATGCGATTCCGCTGGCCTGGAATCTTCTGACGAAGGAGTTCGGGCTGCCGGCGGACAAGCTTCTCGTCACCGTCTATCACGATGACGAAGAGGCGGCGTCGATCTGGAAGAAACACGCCGGCCTTGGCGATGACCGGATCATTCGCATCGCCACCGCCGACAATTTCTGGTCGATGGGCGCGACCGGTCCCTGCGGACCTTGTTCGGAGATTTTCTACGATCACGGCGATCACATTCCAGGCGGCCCGCCCGGCAGCCCGGACGAGGATGGCGACCGTTTCGTCGAGATCTGGAACCTCGTCTTCATGCAATACGAGAGCCATGAGGACGGCTCGCGCACCAATCTGCCGAAACCGTCGATCGACACCGGCATGGGGCTGGAGCGGATCGGCGCCGTCCTGCAGGGCAAGCACGACAATTACGACACCGACCTGATGCGCAGCCTCATCGAAGCGTCGGCGGCGGCTTCGGGGACCGATCCGGACGCACCTGAGACACGGATCCATCACAGGGTCATCGCGGACCATCTGCGCTCCACCAGTTTCCTGATCGCCGATGGCGTGCTGCCTTCGAACGAAGGGCGGGGCTATGTTCTGCGGCGGATCATGCGGCGGGCGATGCGGCATGCGCATCTTCTCGGGGTCGAGGCGCCGCTGATGCACCGGCTGGTTCCGGCGCTGGTCCGGCAGATGGGCCAGGCGTTCCCTGAGCTTGGGCGCGCCGAACCGATGATCGAGGAGACCCTTGCGCTTGAGGAGAAGAGGTTCCGCAACACTCTGGAGCGGGGCCTTCACCTTCTGGACGAGGCGCTGGAGGCGCTGCCTGACGGTGCGGCGCTGCCTGGCGAAACCGCGTTTCGGCTCTACGACACATACGGGTTTCCGCTCGATCTGACGGAGGATGCGCTGCGCGAAAAGGGCCGCGCGGTGGATGTCGGAGGGTTCGACGCCGCGATGGCGGCGCAAAAGGCGAAGGCGCGCGCCGCGTGGGCGGGCTCGGGCGAAGCCGCCGATGCGGCGATCTGGTTCGACATCGCGCAGGAGCAGGGCGCGACCGAATTTCTTGGCTATGAGACCGAGACCGCCGAGGGCCAGGTTCGGGCGCTTGTGAAGGACGGTGCGGGGGTTGACGCGCTGAAGGCGGGCGAGAGCGGCGCGGTAGTGCTGAACCAGACGCCGTTCTACGCCGAAAGCGGCGGTCAGGTCGGCGATAGCGGGTTCATCCGCACGGATGCGGGCGTCGCGAGGGTCACGGATGTGAAGAAGATGCAAGGCGTCTTCGCGCATATGGTCGAAGTGACGGATGGCGAAATCAGCGTCGCCGCGGCGGCGGAACTGAAAGTCGATCACGACCGCCGCAGCGCCATCCGCGCCAATCACTCCGCCACCCATCTGATGCATGAGGCGCTGCGTAGCCATCTCGGCGCTCACGTGGCGCAGCGCGGCTCGCTCAACGCCGAGGAGCGTCTGCGCTTTGATTTCTCGCATTCGAAAGCGATGAGCCCGGCGGAGATTGAAGCGGTCGAGCGAGAGGTCAACGCCTATATCCGCCAGAATTCGCCAGTGACGACCCGATTGATGACGCCGGACGAGGCGCGCGCGCTCGGCGCGCAGGCGCTTTTTGGCGAAAAATACGGCGACGAGGTGCGCGTCGTCTCCATGGGCGTGCGACCGGAGGGGGAAGCGGGACCAGCCGGCTCCATCTATTCGATGGAGCTTTGCGGGGGCACCCACGTGAAGGCGACCGGAGAGATCGGGCTCTTTGTGGTGACCTCGGAAGCTGCGTCCTCCGCCGGCGTGCGGCGGATCGAGGCGCTGACGGGCGAGGCGGCGCGCGCGCATCTGGCCGGGCGGGCGGAGGCGCTGGCGGAGGCGGCGCTGACGCTGAAAACCCGGCCTGAGGATGTCGCGGGGCGGGCGAAGGCGCTGCTCGACGAGCGGAAGCTCTTGCAGGCCGAACTCGCAGATCTTCGCCGGCAGGTCGCGTTGGGCGGCGGTGGGGCGAAAGGGCCGGAGGAGCGCGTCGTCGGTGGCGTCGCCTTCGTCGCGGAAGCGCTGAGCGGCGTGTCGCCAAAGGATCTGCGCGGCATGATCGACGAGATTAAGGCGCGCCTCGATTCCGGCGTCGTCCTGCTGATCGCGGACGCAGGCGGCAAGGCTGCGGCGGCCTGCGGGGTGACCGAAGACCTGACGGGCCGGCTGTCGGCGGTCGATCTAGTTCGGGCGGCGGCGGAGGCGCTCGGCGGAAAGGGAGGGGGCGGGCGCGCGGACATGGCGCAGGCGGGCGGCGCGGACGCCTCGAAGGCGCCCGAGGCCATCGCCGCCGTGGAGAGATTGCTGGAGAGTGCGAAATGA
- the recA gene encoding recombinase RecA — MSQTILELAGRREMDKTKALESALAQIERSFGKGSIMKLGQKGAVMDVTVISTGSLGLDIALGVGGLPKGRVIEIYGPESSGKTTLALHVIAEEQKKGGVCAFVDAEHALDPGYARKLGVDVDELLISQPDAGEQALEITDTLVRSGAVSVVVVDSVAALTPRSELEGDMGDSSVGVHARLMSQAMRKLTGSISRSGCMVIFINQIRMKIGVMFGSPETTTGGNALKFYSSVRLDIRRIGAIKDRDEVVGNATRVKVVKNKVAPPFRQVEFDIMYGAGISKTGELIDLGVKAGVVEKSGSWFSYGDERIGQGRENAKQFLKDNPDIASAIEARIRSEHGLDLTMPKGDPDSAEGEDVLEA, encoded by the coding sequence ATGTCGCAGACCATACTGGAGCTGGCGGGGAGACGGGAAATGGACAAGACGAAGGCGCTCGAATCGGCCCTGGCCCAGATCGAGAGAAGTTTCGGCAAGGGCTCGATCATGAAGCTCGGCCAGAAGGGCGCGGTGATGGACGTCACCGTGATCTCGACCGGCTCGCTCGGGCTCGACATCGCGCTCGGCGTCGGCGGGTTGCCGAAGGGGCGGGTCATCGAGATCTACGGGCCGGAAAGCTCCGGCAAGACCACGCTGGCGCTGCATGTGATCGCCGAGGAACAGAAGAAGGGCGGCGTTTGCGCTTTCGTAGACGCCGAACATGCGCTCGACCCGGGTTACGCGCGCAAGCTCGGCGTCGATGTCGACGAGTTGCTGATCTCGCAGCCAGACGCGGGCGAGCAGGCGCTGGAGATCACTGATACGCTGGTGCGCTCCGGCGCGGTCTCCGTTGTGGTGGTCGATTCGGTGGCGGCGCTGACGCCGCGCTCCGAGCTTGAGGGCGACATGGGGGACTCCTCGGTCGGCGTCCATGCGCGGCTGATGAGCCAGGCGATGAGGAAGCTCACCGGCTCGATCTCGCGCTCCGGCTGCATGGTGATCTTCATCAACCAGATTCGCATGAAGATCGGCGTGATGTTCGGCAGCCCGGAGACGACGACCGGCGGCAACGCGCTGAAGTTCTATTCCTCTGTCCGGCTCGACATCCGCCGCATCGGCGCCATCAAGGACCGCGACGAGGTGGTCGGCAACGCAACCCGGGTGAAGGTGGTGAAGAACAAGGTGGCGCCGCCCTTCCGACAGGTCGAATTCGACATCATGTACGGCGCCGGCATCTCCAAGACCGGCGAGTTGATCGACCTCGGGGTGAAGGCCGGGGTGGTGGAGAAGTCCGGCTCGTGGTTCTCTTACGGAGATGAACGGATCGGCCAGGGGCGCGAGAACGCCAAGCAGTTCCTGAAGGACAATCCCGACATCGCCAGCGCGATCGAGGCGCGGATTCGCAGCGAGCACGGGCTTGACCTCACGATGCCGAAGGGCGACCCGGACTCCGCCGAGGGCGAGGACGTTCTGGAAGCCTGA